The DNA window GCTCACCCCTACGGGCGATCATGCCAGGCTTCAACTGCACGCAGCTGAAATCCTCGGGTAACATCCAGTTTATCGCCACCGGTGGTAGCGCGACGGGTGGAGCCATCGAGTTTAAGGCGATCGGCGTTACCGACTGGACCACCAACTGCCAGCAGATCATCGACCGTGAGACTCGCACCGCCTGCGATGCCGCGCCGATTGAGATTCAGGTTCGTCAGCTGGTCAATGGTAGCTACATCTACGGTACCTCGTATGTGTTCGACATCCGCAGAGAGTGTCCGATAGCCGGTTGCGGTGGCCTGCCAACGCCAAACCGTGCACCAGTTGTCAGCGCGGGTATCCCAAATCAGGTAGCAACGGTTGGTCAGGAATTCAAGTACGCTATCCCGGCCAACGCGTTTGTTGATCCTGACGGTGACGAGCTGCTGTATACGGCGAGCCGCTTGCCCGACAGTTTCACGTTCAGTAGTGGTTTCTTCGGGGCCTACCCAACCACGGCGGAAGTGATCTCGGTAACGGTAACGGCCTACGACAACAGTGGTGGCCAGGCATCGACCAGCTTCACGATCACGGTCAACCCGAATCCGTCGACGCAGCCACCAACGACGCCACAGCCACAAACCTGCGGCAGCACCAACCTGAACGGTTCCGCTCTACAGGCTACGGCACCGAACGTTAACTGCGAGCAGCTCAAAGCCTCGGGCAACATTCAGTTTACCGCCACCGGTGGTAATCCAAACGGTGGAGCTATCGAGTTCAGAGCCATCGGCGTTACCGACTGGACCACCAACTGCCAGCAGATCATCGACCGCGAAACCCGCACCGCCTGCGATGCCGCGCCGATTGAGATTCAGGTCCGGCAACTGGTCAACGGTAGCTACGTCTACGGTACCTCGTATGTGTTCAACATTCGTCAGGTTTGCCCAATAGCTGGCTGCGGAGCCGCTCGGGTGTCTGCCGAAGCGAAAACGCCACTCGACGTTCGGGTACTGGGCAACCCAACCCGCGACGAGTCGATATCGGTTGATATTCAGCATGCCGAGGGCCAGCGCCTGCACCTGATGATTACCGATACGCAGGGCTTCACGGTTAGCGAGCACACGGTTGAGAGTGCTGGCGCTGTTGAGCACCAGACGCTTAAGCTGGGAAGTCAGGCGGGTATTTATCTGCTGCGCGTTTCGACTCCGACTCAGCTGCAAACGGTGAAAGTGTTGAAGCAGTAATGTAGTCTGCTTAGTAAACAGGGAAGGCCCGACTCACTACTGAGTCGGGCCTTCCCTGTTTATATACTACCGGAACCGCTTACTGGTACCCCCGCGCCTGCAACCCAAACAGTTCGGCGTAGCGGCCACCCTTTTCCAGCAGCTCATAATGGCTACCGATTTCGAGCAACGTGCCGCCCGACGACGGCCCGGCGCTTCCCAGCACCAGAATGCGGTCGGCCATCCGGACGGTGCTGAAGCGGTGCGAAATAATCACCGACGATCGCCCTTCCGTGAGCTGCGCGAATCGCTGAAACACTTCGTACTCAGCCCGGGCGTCGAGAGCCGCAGTGGGTTCGTCCAGAATAATCAGCTGGGCATCGCGCATGTAGGCCCGCCCCAGCGCGACTTTCTGCCACTCCCCACCCGACAGTTCAACGCCTTTACCAAACGAACGGCCCAGTTGCTGATCGTAGCCCCCGGCCAGCTTGGCAATGACCGTGTCGGCCAGGCTTCGCTCCGCCGATGTTTCGATGCGCGGCTGATTGGTTCGCTCGTCGATATCCCCACCGCAATGTTGACCCCGGCCGACATTTTGAAGCGGGTGTAGTCCTGAAAGATAACGCCGATGTTGTGGCGCACCTCGTCCAGATCGTACTCACGCAGGTCGTAGCCATCGAGCAGAATCCGGCCTTCGCTGGGGTCGTAGAGCCGGGCCAGCAGCTTGACGAGCGTTGTTTTTCCCGCGCCGTTTTCGCCCACCAGTGCCAGCTTTTCGCCCGCATGCAGCGTAAAGCTCAGGTTACGCAGCGCCCACCGATCCGAGTTGGTGTACTTGAACCCGACGTTCTCGAAAACGAACCCGTCCCGAATCGGATTGGGAAACGGACGTGTCGTTTTGGGTGAATGAATCAGTGGTCTGATCGCCAGATAGTCGAACAGGTCCTGTAGGTAAATGGCTTCCTGGGTCAGACTACTGAACTGAAGCAGAATCCCTTCGAGCGACGACCGTACCTGCCGAAACGAACCGGCCAGAAACGTCAGGTCGCCCAGCGTAATCTGCCCGGTCACGGCCCGCAACACAATCCAGACGTAGGCCCCGTAGTAGCCCGCCGTACCGAGTCCGGTGAGCAACACTCCCCAACTGGCCCGGCGAAGTGCCAGCGCTTTGTTTTTCTGGAAAAATTCGTTCGACAGCGACCGAAACCGGTCGATCAGGAAATTTGACAGGCCAAAAATCTTGACCTCTTTCGCCGTTTCATCGCTAGCCCCCACGTAGCGCAGGTAATCGAGTTCGCGCCGTTCGGGCGTCCAGGAGCGGGTGAGTGAATAGCTTCGCTGGTTGAAGTAGTTGTCGCCGATAAACGAAGGCGTCACGGCCAGCAGAATCAGCAGCAGCAGCCAGGGGTTGTACACCGCCAGACCAGCCGCCAGAAAACCAATCGAGATCAGCTCCTGCACCTGCCCGAATACGCCGGAGAGCAGCACCGTCCGGCCCGAGGTCTGCCGCCGGGCGCGTTCGAGCTTGTCGTAGAAAGTCGCGTCTTCAAACTGTTCCAGATCGAGCGTAGCCGCGTGCTCCATCAGCTGCACTGAGATACGGTTGGCGAGCAGATCGCCCAGCAGCCCGTCGAGCAGCGACACCGCCCGGCCAATCGCCATCGATAGAATTGCCAGCCCAAACTCAGCCCCGACCAGCCACCAGAGCTGCGTCGTATCGTCGGGGCCGGATTGCCGACTCAGCAGTACTACCTGATCGATAATCAGCTTGCCGACGTACAGGGTCGTGGCGGGCACGGCCGCCCTGACCAGTCTCAGTACTGCATTGCCTAAAAAAAGGCCCGGCGATGTTTGCCAGACCAGCCGAAAAAAGGCGGGTAGATTTCCCAGTGCCGCAAACCGCTCGCGCCAGCTAACGTCTTCTTTGTCAGTTGTATTTGTCGATTTATTTTGTCTTGCCATATACTAGAAAGACAAGCCCCAATCGGGATTAGTTCGGGAGCAGAAAGGCCATGTAGTTATCGGGCGAAACGACGTTCATATCCGTTCCCGGATAGGCTTGCTGGAACGTAGCTGGGAAGCGTGCTTTGGCGCGCACATTCCACTTAAACTCAAATGCAGTTAGTTTGCCCTGCTCTTCTTCCAGCCAGTCAATTTCCTGTTGCTGTGTCGTTCGCCAGAAATAATAGTTAGGCTTTCGCCCTGCATTCAGATTCGCTTTTATCCGTTCGGAGATCATGAAATTTTCCCACAGCGCGCCCGTGTCAGCGCGCAGGTCCAACGGATTGAAATTTTTGATGATAGCGTTGCGAATGCCGTTGTCGTAGAAAAACACTTTCCGACTTTTTTTCAACTCATTGCGCAGATTACGGCTCAGCGCATGCACCTGAAACACAACAAATACCTGCTCCAGTAAGCCGATGTATCGATCTACCGTTGCGGGGTCGGTTCCTACGGTTTGCCCCAGTTCGTAGTTAGACACTTCGCTTCCTACCCGCAATGCCAGCGCAAGCAATAGCTTTTGCAAGACCATTGGTTTGCGGATATCCTGTAGTTTCAGAATGTCTTTGTATAGGTAGCTGTCAGCCAGTTCAGCAAGTCGGCGATCGGAATCGGCAGGATTGAGCACGACGTCGGGGTAAAAACCGTAAATAAGGCGTCGTTCCAGCAACCGCCCTTCCTCCCGAACCGATGTTTCGGCGGCCAGTTCAGCAGTTGAAAACGGTAACAGCCGGTAGTCAAATTTTCGGCCTGTCAAGGATTCCTTGATCCCCCCGGACAGTTCGAGTGCCGATGAGCCGGTGGCGATAACCTGCACATCGGGCAATTGGTCGACCAGCAGTTTTAGCGTCAGCCCGATACTGGGCACGCGCTGCGCTTCATCGATAACCACCAGTTTACTCGCTCCAACCAACGCCCGAAGCTGCGTACTACTCACATTATCGAGGTCAGCCCGATCGTCGGGTTCATCGCAGTTCAGCCAGAGAACTGCCTGTTGAGCCTGTCGGGCTATTTCCCGTAGTAGCGTCGTTTTGCCGACCTGTCGGGGTCCCGTCACTATAATTGCTTTTCCTTTGTATAATGCCAACTCGATAGCATTCATCATTAGCCGTCTAATCATAAATTATAGCTTATTTTTCAGACTATACTCGTAAAAATAAGCTATAATTTATGATTAGGCACTATTCCTAGCACTCAGCCGATGCTAAGCTGACTGATTTTCGAACTCGGTTAGACTGCTGATCATACGCTTGCTGGTATTAGTATTCTGAGCTTCAGCGCTGGCATCAGGGGTTTCAACTACGTATATTCCCGCAATGCAACCTGTTCACTACCAGAGGCTATGGTTTTCTCGTCTTTGTACACTCCGCACCCGTCCCTGCAATCCTTCATCCGGTACTACCATATTCTTCATGTCCGCCTAGATGCACGCACGGCAGGCAGCGCGCTGCCAGTCAAACCATACCCACCGGCGACGGAGCAGTGCTTGTATTTCTACCCCTACGACCAGCCGCACAGTGTCAAAGCAGGCCATACGTTGCCAGAAGGTGCCGCTCCGGCTATTATCGTGGGGCAACCGCTTACCCGGATGAATATCACCATCAACCCAAACTACCTGATGCTGAAAGTCAGCTTTCAGCCGGGCGGCTTGTTTCGGCTGCTGGGTGTGCCCATGCACCTGCTGGTCGACGGACACGCTGATCTGGAAGCAGTTACGGGCAACACCGTACGGG is part of the Spirosoma rhododendri genome and encodes:
- a CDS encoding ATP-binding protein, which translates into the protein MIRRLMMNAIELALYKGKAIIVTGPRQVGKTTLLREIARQAQQAVLWLNCDEPDDRADLDNVSSTQLRALVGASKLVVIDEAQRVPSIGLTLKLLVDQLPDVQVIATGSSALELSGGIKESLTGRKFDYRLLPFSTAELAAETSVREEGRLLERRLIYGFYPDVVLNPADSDRRLAELADSYLYKDILKLQDIRKPMVLQKLLLALALRVGSEVSNYELGQTVGTDPATVDRYIGLLEQVFVVFQVHALSRNLRNELKKSRKVFFYDNGIRNAIIKNFNPLDLRADTGALWENFMISERIKANLNAGRKPNYYFWRTTQQQEIDWLEEEQGKLTAFEFKWNVRAKARFPATFQQAYPGTDMNVVSPDNYMAFLLPN